The genome window attactaataagaaaaaaatatcaaattgtatactttaaatatatgcagtttattgtatgtcaaaaaatgagTTTGAAATGTTCCCGCCTCTTGTATTTTTTGGAAAGGATTGTGTAAAAGTTgttgttaattatttttcaaacatttggtagaattatACAGTGAAAGTATCTAGGTCTGGAGATTTCTTTTCCAGgaggtttttaaattatgaattcaatcTCTTCAATGAGTATAGAGATATTcacattatacattttatattggGTGAGTTTTAGTAGTTTGTTGTTTTTgaggaattgatccatttcttctaagtcaTCAAATATATGAatgtaaagttgttcataatattcccttattacatttttaatgactGGAGGATATCTAGTGATATCCcatatttcatttctgatattgatgATTTGTGccttatgtctttttatttttaccagtcttgctagaggtttatcaactttTTTCAAAGATCtagattttcatttcatttaattttctctatatttttcctatttaaattcCATTGATTTCAgctcttcattatttccttccctctgcttgctttgggtttattttggtcttctttttctagttccttgatgTAGGAACTTCAATTACTGACTTGAgacttttcttcatttcaaatgTAAGCATTTAGTGTTATAAATTTCTCTGtcagcactgctttagctacatGTTACATTTGTctatatgttatattttcattttcattcaattctatatatattttaaaaattttcctttgagACTTTCTCTTTGAACCACacattatttagaagtgtgttgtatAATTTTCAAGTATTTAGAGACTTTCCTGTTGTCTTTCTGTTCTTggtttctagtttgattccattgtGCTCTGAGAACAGACTgtataatttcacattttttaaagttgttgagATCTGTTATATGACCACGGCCGTGGTCTATCTTCATAAGTGTTCTGTGGGTGCTTGGGGAAAAAAGTGCATTCTGCTCTTTTGGGGTAGAGTGTTCTATACAAAgaggtgtatttttaaaacactatgaATATTCatcaagatagaccacattctggaccataaaacaaaccttaaccaatttaaaagaatagaagtcACACAGtgtctgctctcagaccacaatgaaaataaagtataaatcaataacaaaaaagattactgggaagtcccaaaacacatgcaattaaacaatacacttctaaataatgcATGGATCAAAGAACAAATCtctggagaaatttaaaaatatttttaactagattaaaatgaaaatacaacttttcAAAATTTGTGGTATGCAGCCAAAGCAGTGCCTAGAGGGAAATTTACAACATTGAATGTGAAAGCTCTAAAATCAATCATCTAAGCTTGTTCCTTCgcaaactagaaaaagaagagtaataaacaacaaggtcctactgtatatcacagagaCCTATAtgcagtatcctgtaataaaccataatggaaaagaatacgaaaaagaatatatatatatataaaaactgaatcactttgttgtgtagcagaaattaatacaacattgtaaatcaactatacttccataaaattttttaaaagctttaaaaagagtaaattaaatccaaagtaagcagaagaaaagaaataatgaaaattagagcagaaatcaatgaaactgaaaacaggaaatcagtagagaaaaccaacaaaaccaaaactggttatttgaaaagatgaagaaaattgatAAGGCTCTAGCCAggctaagaaaaaaatacataggacacaaattactaataaaaGAGGAGCCATCACTgcatggacattaaaaggataataaaggaacatTAGGAACAaatctatgcccacaaatttgataacctagatgaaacgGGCCAATTCCctgaaagacacaatctgccaGAACTCACACAAAAAGTAGACGATCCAAACAGGATTATATCTATTCTAaagctattaaagaaattgaatcaataattaataaccttccaaaacagaaagcaccaggttcagatgggttcactggtgaattctaccaaatattaaagaagaaactgTACCAATTgtctacaatctctttcagaaaacagaacaaagggaATGTTTCCTAACTCATCCTACGATGCCAACATCACCCTAATACTAAAACCtgaaaaagacattacaagaaaactatagaccaatatctctcatgaacaaagatgcaaaaatcctcaacaaaatattagcaaatcaaatccaacaatgaataaaaagaattctACACCAAGAACAAGTGTGATTTATCCCAAGTATACAAGGTTGGTTCAACACTTGAAAAGCAATTAATGTAACTCATCACAGCAAtaggctaaagaaaaaaatcacctgatCATATCAATATATGCagataaagcatttgacaaaatccaacactcattcataataaaaactctcaataaactaGGAGTAGAGGACTTCCTCAACTTaatgaaaaacagcaacaaaaacaccacagctaacatcatacttaatggtgaaaaactagaaGCTTTCctactaagatcaggaacaacgtAAGGATATCCCCTTTCATTACTCCTTTTCAACCTCATACTGGAAgccctagctaatgcaataagacacaaaaaggaaataaaagggataCAGATTGTGAAGGAAAAGACAGATGGCATCACtgcctatgtagaaaatccaaaagaatcagcAAAAAACTCCGGGAGCTAATAAATGATTAtagcaaagtttcaggatacaggATTAATGTACAAAACTTTATTGCTTTCctgtataccagcaatgaacaagtgaaatttgaaattaaaaacacaatgggAGGCGGCTGTGCCCCTTGGTCCCGGTGGCGGCCGTCGTGGCCGGAGGTCGTCCGGGACGAGTTCCCCTGGGCGCTCCCCCATGGAGGAAGAGGTGCGCACGGCTGCAGCCCCGGATGCTCGCACCTCCCACTGGACGGCGACGAAGGCGGTGGCCGCGAGAGCTGTGGAGGGGGTGGCCCGCGCGGCCTGTGTGGGGGTGTGAGCGGAGGTGACCGGGGCCGGAGAGTGGAGGGAAGCCGCGCCGCGGGCCTGCGAGCTGGGCTGGAGCTACTCTGCCAGGGCTTAAAACGTTAAATGAGAATAAAGGGTATTATTTATGAGGAAATGAGAGTGAATAAGTCATCTCTAAGCTTTTCCAGCCTTTTTTTCATAAGAGAGACCATATTAAACTTACATATTTGAAGACTGCATCTTCctgcctccagcaccagcagTTTCTCCTACTTGATCAATGTGATTCACAGTAACTTTTTAAGTAACAAACGAAATGAGCCAGGGGCGTGgaaaatatgacttttattttgGTCTGGGTTTGGCTATGAGCTCCAGCATTTTCATTGGAGGgagtttcattttgaaaaaaaaaggccTTCTGCGACTTGCCAGAAAAGGCTCCATGAGAGCAGGTCAAGGTGGCCATGCATATCTTAAAGAATGGTTGTGGTGGGCTGGACTGCTGTCAATGGGAGCTGGCGAGGTGGCCAACTTTGCTGCGTATGCCTTTGCACCAGCCACCCTGGTGACTCCATTAGGAGCACTCAGTGTCCTAGTAAGTGCCATTCTTTCTTCATACTTTCTAAATGAAAGACTGAATCTTCATGGAAAAATTGGATGTTTGCTAAGTATTCTGGGATCTACAGTTATGGTTATTCATGCtccaaaagaagaggaaattgagacttTAAATGAAATGTCTCACAAGCTAGGAGATCCAGGTTTTGTGGTCTTTGCAACGCTTGTTGTCGTGTCCTTGATATTAATCTTTGTGGTGGGACCTCGCCATGGACAGACAAACATTCTTGTGTATATCACAATCTGCTCTGTAATTGGAGCATTTTCAGTCTCCTGTGTTAAGGGGCTGGGCATCGCTATCAAAGAGCTGTTTGCTGGAAAGCCTGTGCTGCGACATCCCCTGGCCTGGATTCTGCTGCTGAGCCTTATAGTCTGCGTGAGCACACAGATTAATTACCTGAACAGGGCCCTGGACATATTCAACACTTCCATCGTTACTCCAATATATTATGTATTCTTTACAACGTCAGTTTTAACTTGTTCAGCTATTCTTTTTAAGGAGTGGCAAGATATGCCTGTTGATGATGTCATTGGTACTCTGAGTGGCTTCTTTACAATCATTGTGGGAATATTCTTGTTGCATGCCTTTAAAGACGTCAGCTTTAGTCTTGCAAGTCTGCCTGTGTCTTTTCGGAAAGACGAAAAAGCAGTGAATGGCAGTCTCTCTAATATGTATGAAGTTCTTAATAATAATGAAGAGAGCTTAACCTGTGGAATCGAACAACACACTGCTGAAAATATCTCCCGAAGAAATGGAAATCTGACAGCTTTTTAATAAGAAAGATGTAATTAAAAAGGTTAATCTATAATTGTGTTATAAAGTGAATTTGAGTATCAGAATGTCTGAAAAAGCATTGTTCTCAAATAATGTTCTCTAGAGACAATCTTTTTTAAGGTTTCATTAATTTGGACCAAGAAAttacttttcttatatttaaatgatGGTAGCTCACTAAAATGACCTCAGTACCTAGCCAATTTCTTTTAACATTGTATTGTTGTAgaggtatttaaaattttccttcacCAAAATCTAAATGCACTAATGAGTTTTAAGTctataaaaatgctttattttttcactgtGATGAAAGTCTGAAATGTGCATTTGTCATGCCCACTGTATCAATTCCTGACCATTTTAAGgcttttttgatttaaaaagacaaaactaacTCAATATATTATCCTATAATTTACCTTACCCGTAAAAAAGACTTCCATttgatgaattattttaattttgaagtattAATTTAAGAGACTCCTAAGTTATTAAATGTAAGAAattcatttacaaaagaaaaaaaaggtaggaaatcaCCCCATGGAAATCTCTCTCAGGCTGAGCTGTCACCATGAACACTGAtggccttcctaggtggcacctTGTTAAACCAGCGCACTGCACCCTTTGTCGGACTACAGCCTGGCTGGTTCTATTCTTCGGTTACTCTGATCCCTTGATGCCTGGAACCTTGATTACCATTTTACATCAGCTCTTGTACTTTTCCATGTATTTTCATAATGAGTTATATTGCCTTTAGCTCTTCTAACAACTCTGGGAAATAAAGTCAGAAGAATAGggtaatttcttaaatttagctcatgttgaaataaaaagacaaattgaaacaaaaaaaaaaaaacacacaatgggataaatcaggagcttgggaggaacagatgcacactactatatatggtagataaccaacaaggacctactgtatagcacagggatctctactcaacattctgggataacctatatgagaaaagaatccaaaaaaagaatgaatatatgtacatgtaaagctgaatcactttgatgtacacctgaaaataacacaacactgtaaatcaactatactccaataaaattaaaattaaaaaaccacaataccatttacattaacaCCTCCAGAAATGAAATACGTAAGTATAAGTCTAATAAAATAAGTACAAGATCTGTACgaggaaaactaaaaaattccagtgaaagaaatcaaataagaattaataaatggagagatattccatgtttaaAGATAGGACGACTCAATATTGTCATgatatcagttcttcccaacttgatctacagactcaatgtaatcccaatcaaaatcccagcaagttattctGTGGATATCAACAAAGTTATTCCGAAGTTTATATGGTGAggcaaaagacacagaataaCCAACACAAATACTGAAGGAGAAGAACCATGTTGGAGGACTGATACTACCCAAATTAAAGACTtcctataaagctatagtaatcaagactgtgtagtattggtgaaagaatagtcaaatagatcaatggaacagaatagagaggcctGAAGTAGatgcacataaatatagtcaactgatctttgatgaaggagcaaaggcaatacaatggaggaaagaaaatcttctcaacaaatggtgctggaacaactggacctccatgtgcaaaaaaaaaaagaatctagacatAGATCTTAacacatttcacaaaaattatctcaaaatggatcacagatctaaGTGCGAAAAgcaaagctataaaactcctagaacatagcataggagaaaatctagatgaccttgggtttgaAGATGactttagatacaacaccaaaaacatgatccatgaaagaaaaaattgttaagctgaacttcattgaaattaaaactgctctgtgaaagacgctgtcaagaggatgaaaagacaagccacagaccgGGAGAAACTATCTATAGAAAACATAGCTAATAAAGGACCATTacccaaatatacaaagaactcttaaaactcaataataagaaagcaaacaaccagattaaaaaatggaccaatcatataaaaacagatgattgatcttggtgtacccccccaaaaataataaattaattaattttaaaaaaaaggaccaaaaaCCTTAAagagacatctcaccaaagatgatatatagatggcaaatgagcatatgaaaagatactccacattctgtgtcatcagggaaatgcaaattaaaacaacactacaggagggacttccctggtggtctggagATTAAAACTCTGCACTTCTAACCcaggggggcacgggttcgattcctggtcggggaactaatatcccacatgccatgcagcatggtcaaaaatatttttttaattaaaaaaaatttgcaacaCTGACACACTGAATGCTGAGGAtaatgtggagcaacagaaactctcatttgttgctggtgggaatgcaacgTAGTAGAGCCACTTtgagacagtttggtggtttcttacaaaactaaacataccctTACCATACTATCCAGCAATTGTGTTCATTGATATTTAACCAAAGaagttgaaaacatatgtccacacaaaaaatcTGCACAccgatgtttacagcagctttatttataacggccaaaacctggaaacaacctagatgcccttCGGTAGGTGAACGGattaataaactgtggtacatccagacactGACAATATGATTCAGtgcaaaaaagaaatgagctgtcaagccatgaaaaaacatggaggagccttaaatgcatattcctaagtgaaagaagccaatctgaaaaggctacccactgtatgattccaactatatgacattctggaaaaggcaaaactatgcagacagtaaaaagatgagtggttgccaggggttggtgTTGAGGAAGACATCAAtaagtggagcacagaggatttttagggacgtgaaaatactctgtacaaTAATATAATGGTGCAACATGTGATTATACATTCGTCAAAACCTACATATATGTTGGCTATTTTGTTAGGAAACTCCtattgaaatcttttattttagcaGACAGtcccttttattctgttttacgTTTTGCACACAGCTCTTGGCCTACTTTTGTGGGCTATATTTCTAATGCTAGTTTGATTTTTGGTCTTTGTGGTGTTGTTTTGGTCTGTTTGGTTATCTGGGGTCACCAGGGCTTCTGTTTATCCCTGATCTTGTTGCCTGAGTGCGTGGAAGCATTCCCCCAGGTCAGGCTGCTGGGTAACTCTCAGTGGGGGATGTTATGGCAGGACACTCCTACTGGAACCCCCAGCTGCCCTGGTGTCTCTTTGTGGGGGAGGAGAGACAAAGAGCCTTCTAGAACCAGGTACTGGCTGTGGCTTCATCCCTCTTGTCCGTTCCACCCTCCCTCCTCAGTATCGCTAGATGAAAGTACGGAGTCTCAGGCCTAGTGAGGAAGGAGATTGCTTCTTTTGCCTACTGTTGTTGATGGGTCTCCTGATGATTGCCCCTTGCCAGTGGTGTGGAGCTCATCTAATGTCAGAGGGACTCCCACTCAATCTGGGGGAAGAACCAGCCTCCTTGTGGGCTGCTAGGCTAGGATCAGGAAATGCCAGGACTGGGTCCCCTTCCTCCTTTAGGTAAAGAGACATAAGACACCCTGCCTCTCTGTAGTTCCCAGGGTTCAAGCCAGTTTGCTTTCTTCTTACTATCTTTCAGAGTTCTCCCTTGGTTTTCTCTTGCATTATTTCCAGGGAGGATTGAAACTTCTGCTTAGCAGGGAGAAGCAAGGAGAGAAAGATCTATGTCATTTTGTCCAAACCAGAAATCTACCTCAAGATTTAAGATTGTAAAAGGGGCCTGAGAGAACTGTTGGCCTTACAAAAGGGTCTGCTGCCCATATGATTTGGAGGAATACCAAAGAGCCCCCTACCCCAAAATCCAGCCTACCACTGTACTTGAAATTCTTGTGCTTGAAAACGCAAGCATTTTCCCAAAGGATGTTATAGGGGACGATACTTTGGGTAACACTATAGAGGCACTAGCTCATCTGAATAACTGGTTATTATCCATTGTGTACAAGTCAGAGCATAGAAGCTCTCCAGGATGGAACATAAGACTGCCAGGCAGGTATTAGAAAAGGTCAAGTTTAAGAGGTGCTCTCTATGCTGCAGAGGGGCTGGAGTGAGAACATTAGCTAATTTCCGGGTTGGGACAGGATGAGGATACAAAGATGGTGGGAAGATCAGAGGATAGTACATAAAGACATGTTCCTGGCCCCCTTCTCAAACAcgactttaattttatttttcttaatgacaGTAGTCAGGCAAAAGGAACACGGGGAATtaacaaacattttgaaaattttaaagaaaaaacaaaccgtTGTAATGATTACCCTTGGTTTCGTGGATTCAATAGCCATGTTCTCTGTCACAGCCAGGCCATCTGGTCCAGCTGCTTCTCTGCCAGAGTTGGCTGTTTACATGGCAACCAATGTCTTGATGAATTGAGAGAAGTATTTTAGGGTAGACACCAATGCAGCACCTTCTAACTCCATGCAGATTTCCCCTTCCCAAAGTTCCCCTCCCTATACGTTCCTGCTTCCCATAATGCCTCCCTGCAAAACAAAATTGGCCTGCAGAAATCAGCTACTCTTTTTGATGGAAAATTCACTGGAGAAAGCTAACTGACTCTTTCCTGCCCTCAAAAGCCCATCTCATTTCTCCTGGAAGTTAGCCACATCCATCTCTAGCTATGCCCAAATAGTGACTTCCAAATGTCTTTAAAGCATCCAAAATTAAAGGAATAGAATGGGGATTTGGTGGCCATTAAAGTTCCCATAAACTTTCCCCTAAAAAGGGAATTTTGAAGATATTATTTGGCCATCATTTTTGTCCTCTAGTTTGCATCCCAATATCTATTATGCGATTGGCTAATGGTAATAACTTATGATAggtaaggccaaaaaaaaaacaaaaacaaaaacaaacaaaaaaaaaccccaaaaaagcCTTTAAGGGCTGCTCTCGACAAAAGTGCCTGAAGGCAGAGTAAATACAATTTTCACACAAGTTAAGCCATGGAAGAAGCCGTAATGCCTATCAATTAATATctgttgagggacttcctaggtggctcagtggttaagaatctgcctgccagtgcaggggacatgggttcgagccctgctctgggaagattccacatgccatggtgcaactaagcccgtgcgccacaactattgagcctgtgtgctgcaactattgaagcccatgcacctagggcccgtgctccacaacaagagaagccactacaatgaggagcctgcaggccacaatgaagagtagcccctgctcacagcaactagagaaagcctgtgtacagcaacgaagacccaacgcagccaataaataaataaaatgaataaatttattaaaaaaattaatatctgtTGAGCACCTATTTTGTGCCACAAACAGTGCTAACACTGGGGAAATAATAACGAACAAGACAGACACCATCTCTGCCTGCCATGTCAATGCACCAGGAACCATTCATAGCACAGACCAGAATGGAGGCAAATGAAAATCAAGGATTTTGGAACTATAAATctgatttaaacattttcaacatatttttaatagaagacatataaatatgtaaatggaTATCTGTAAAATCTCAACAATATCACAGCAGAATAAGTATGGCAACCTCCAAATCTACTgtgagataatatatttttaagaatccgagaaaaaaaaaaaagaatccgacACATTGTTCTGTAAATAGGTAACATTTGGCAAGGCAATATTTCCAGACCATTTTTGTTGCCCTGATTCCCAATCCTCAGACCATAATCAGTCCTTAAATTCTAAAGAAAAGACAGTTTTCAGAAACTGTCCATCTCTAGTATAATAAGAATACACTTCAGAGCTAAGAATTATATATTTCcagatgaacttttaaaaaatgtcacatCTTTCAATTAGTGCACATTACTTAAACCTCTGAGATCACTGTGTAGCccagcactgtccaacagaactgtctgtgatgatggaaatgtacTACAGCTGTGCAGTCCAATTCAATAGCCATTACTCACATGTAGTCAtagaacacttgaaatgtggctagcgcagctgaagaactgaatttattttattttatttgaatttatttatatttaaatagctacatgtggATAGTGAACAGTACAAATTTAACCTTAAACTGAAAGGGACTCTTTGTGTGTcgggggaaaaaaatgttccctTCCTTTGGATTCATTTAGTCTAAattgagaaattatttaaaaatcgaaaaagtcagaaaaaaatctcTACATGGACAAGACTGTgaataaacagcaaaataaagatTAGTACCTGATTTAAACAAAACTCTGGGTTGCAATTTCACTCACTGACCTagctgaattaaaaaaacaaccctccccccccagctgaattaaaaaaacaaccctcccccccccaaaaaaaaaccacataagtGATTGAAATATGTGtgactgcttttaaaaatcagtgcatACTATTAAAGGAGTTGTATACACTTGAGTTAATCAACActctaaaaagattttaaatgccTCATGTTTTGGTAATGATTGTTCATTAATCTATTTAATGCCTACAATGTGGCAGGCACTTTGCCTGTAGGGGGATTCTTATTCTCCTAATATACCAAATAGCCATATTTGACCTGGTGCATTTAAAGTGATTTAATTTCAAGCAATTTCATGTAAAGTGGATTCATTTTTGAGTTAGGGAATAATATAACCAAATAATCACTAACTATATGGATGTGACTGCAAAACCAAAGTTCAAATATATCACTGCATTAAAATGCATAGCACGTACCTCctgaaaatggaaacattaaCATAGCTTTCCAACATGTGACTGCTTGTAATATATATTACAAGCGTCTAAAATGATATGCTTGAACTTTTTGCAGaagacattttttattaaaattattttcctgaagTGGAATTTAACCTGACTTCCATAGAAGTCAGCAGaaagattttcattaaaataaaatctgtcttgCTTAGCTGTACAAAAAATTcatcttatatatgtatgtgaaaaTCATTTCTGGATGTTTGGGGTTTGATAAGGTaattcactcttttctttttctacctttaTTCAGATGATTTACACACAACATTGTGtacgtttaaggtgtacaaagtGTTGATgtgatatatattgcaaaatgattaccaccatagcgtTAACTAACACTTCCAATCACATCACGTAATTACgttctcttttttgtggtgacaatatttaagatctactctcttaacaactttcaactatataatacagtattgtcaattatagtcaccatgctgtacattagatccccagaacttaatCACCTTCTAACCGGAAGTCTGTACCCTTTGATCAACATGTCCCCATTACCCCACACCCACCCCTTCTAGTAACCACTGCtatactctctgtttctatgaattcaagttggttttttggtttttttttagattccacatatgagtgagatcatacagtgtttgtctctctctgatttatttctctttgcataaggcccttaaggtccatccatgtcacaaatggcaggatttcagaAGGTAATTAATTCTTTCAGTAAACATTTCCTATGTGCCcactatgtgctaagcactatGCTTGACACCAAAAATGTGACATTCTTCCTGGCCAGGAAACAAGTCCAGGTAGGACATCAAATTGCACTTTGATGGAAACATTACCAGTTGCCTCACAGCCATTTCTGGATCAACTGCTGGACACTACTAATGCCAGGCATAGATTACTGAgatctttctttctctgacttccatACATATGTAAGCACCACAAACAACAATATATTGTACCATATTTCCATTCTATCTGCTAGACTGATGCTACCACATTTTGCTTTGGGCCAGCTAGATTGTACATGTACACTACACACCAACAAAACCAGTTATacactaatttaaaaacaaaggctCTGAAGTATTTATTGGTCACTCTGTTTGGGCTTTGTCCTAAAAATTACAATCAAGTAAGATCCTGACATCATCTAAGTAa of Hippopotamus amphibius kiboko isolate mHipAmp2 chromosome X, mHipAmp2.hap2, whole genome shotgun sequence contains these proteins:
- the LOC130842690 gene encoding magnesium transporter NIPA2-like, producing MSQGRGKYDFYFGLGLAMSSSIFIGGSFILKKKGLLRLARKGSMRAGQGGHAYLKEWLWWAGLLSMGAGEVANFAAYAFAPATLVTPLGALSVLVSAILSSYFLNERLNLHGKIGCLLSILGSTVMVIHAPKEEEIETLNEMSHKLGDPGFVVFATLVVVSLILIFVVGPRHGQTNILVYITICSVIGAFSVSCVKGLGIAIKELFAGKPVLRHPLAWILLLSLIVCVSTQINYLNRALDIFNTSIVTPIYYVFFTTSVLTCSAILFKEWQDMPVDDVIGTLSGFFTIIVGIFLLHAFKDVSFSLASLPVSFRKDEKAVNGSLSNMYEVLNNNEESLTCGIEQHTAENISRRNGNLTAF